The Macellibacteroides fermentans genome segment TAGTTATAGTATTATTTCAAACTAATTGAAAACGATATGAGTGTACCGCATTTAACTACTGCCGACTATGAACAGAAGGTGGGCGATTATAAGAACGTTGATAAATGGAGTTTCAAGGGTGAAAGGCCTTGTCTGGTGGATTTTTATACTACCTGGTGTGTCTATTGCAAAAACCTGAACCCGATTCTGGACGACCTGAAAAAGGAATTTGCCGGAAAGGTGGATTTCTACAAGGTGGATCTTGATAAAGAGCCTAAGCTGGAAGAGGCTTACAACATCCGTACGGTGCCTACTTTATTGTTGTGCCGCGCCGATGGTTCTTACAA includes the following:
- a CDS encoding thioredoxin domain-containing protein, whose translation is MSVPHLTTADYEQKVGDYKNVDKWSFKGERPCLVDFYTTWCVYCKNLNPILDDLKKEFAGKVDFYKVDLDKEPKLEEAYNIRTVPTLLLCRADGSYKQMLGTVSKLELKNIIEKELL